ACGCAACACATGTTCAACGGCAAGAAGTTCGTGGCCCTCACAGGGCTTCTCGGCGGCCTCGCCATGACCTGTCTCGGCGCCACCCAGGCCCACGCCGCGGGCCCGGGTGCCTGCACCATGGACCCCGGGGGCAACATCATCTGCACCCAGCAGGTCACGGGCCAGACGCCGGAGGGCGATGGCTTCACCCTGCGCAGGACGGTCAACTGCCAGCCGACGCAGCCCTTGACCCTGCCCACCCCGGGCGTGCTGTCCAACGGGCAGACGAGGATCGGCCCGCACATCACCTGCGCTGATGCCGAGACCCCCGCTCCGGTGGCGGCCCCGACCACCACCGACACCAGCGACCGGGACGAGAGCAGCCCGTTGCTGGCGCGCCTGTTGGGCTGAGCGTCTTCTTCGGCGGATGGCCGGACCGGGTTACCGGGTCCGGCCATCCGCCGTTTTCGCGCGTCCACGACCCATTTCTCGGCAAATGGGTGACCGGCACTCAACGCCCGTGTCCAGACAGCGGGGACGCGTCGTTTCCCATTCAGAGAAATCGGTGTGCGCACCGATGCCTTGTCATGGCCCGACACGACACGGAAGGGACAGAGGTCCCAAATTGCTACGGTTTGCGTGTATATGCTCACATTAAGTAGTCAAGCCAGGGCGTCACGCCCCGGGAAGAAAGGGTCAAACTATGCGCAGGTTTCAGCGCGTTGCAGTCGTAGCAGCTGCGGTCGCGGGTCTGTCCGCGTTCGGTGTCGGCGCCGGTAGCGCCTTCGCCGGCGACGAGGGCTACGACGGTCAGGCTGTCACCGCGGTCGCCACCTCGACGGCCAACGCCGTTGCCACGGCGGGTGCTCCGTACGACAAGGCTGCCGCTGCTCCGCAGGCCGCTCCGCAGGCTGCGCCGGAGGTTGCTCCGCAGGCCGCCCCCGAGGTCGCCCCGCAGGTCGCTCCCGAGGCCGCTCCCGAGGTCGCCCCGCAGGCTGCCCCCGAGGCTGCCCCGCAGGTCGCTCCCGAGGCTGCCCCGCAGGTCGCGCCGGAGGCCGCCCCCAAGGCCACCCCCGAGTACGGCTACGGCGAGTACACCGCTCCGACCGCCGCCCAGTAACCAGACCCCGAGGGTCGATGCGCGATTCTCAGGGCACAGCCGCATCGACTTCCGTCGGAACACCGTATGCACGGCGCACGATCTGAATGCTCCCGCTCCTGGTTCAGGGAACAGGTCGGGCCGTTCCACGGTGTGCTGGACAACACCCTTAGCAACGCAGCCCGGACGCGCGGCAGACCCATCAGGGGAGCGCGGCCGGGCTGTGTCATTTCCGGACTCCTCCAAGGCAATCCGAGATTCTCCAAGGCAGAAGGAACGCAGCACATGATTGCTCGACACAAGATCGCCACCGTCTCGGGGCTCCTCGGAGCTCTCGCCGCGCTCTACGGCACCGCGGTGCCGGCGCACGCCGACGACACCAAGGGCGCCTGCAAGATCACCGCCCAGGGCGACATCGTCTGCGTCAAGAAGAGCGAGGTCGTCCACAAGGACAAGCGCAACGGGTACGTGCTCCAGCAGAAGCAGGACTGCTCCACGGTCGAGCGGCCGAGGTTCGTCGGGCCGGAGGAGGGCATGAAGAACGGCGGGTCCGTGCAGAGCGGCCCGGTCGTGGAGTGCAACAACCGGGCGAAGCTGCCCAAGGGCTTCAAGCTCCCCAAATTCGACTTCTGAAGCACATCGAAAACACAATGCCGGATCGGAAGGAATTCCGATCCGGCATTCTTTTATTATTAGTACGTTTATGGTGGCGGCCCGGAAAATGCCGGTGCCCCGGCCGTACGGCCGGGGCACCAGGGGAAGGATCTGGCCTACGTCACTTGCCGAAGGCGCTGTTGTTGCAGCCCATGCTCGAGCCCAGCGCGGTCTCCTGCGCGCCCGGGTTGCCCTCGCCGTTGAGCAGGTTGCCGCCCAGGCCGTTGGCGATGCCGACCTGGCCGAGGATGTCGACGTTGGCGTCGTGCGAGCGGCAGGTGCTGCTCTGCAGGATGCTCAGGCTGCTGCCCTTGCTGCTCTTGCCGTAGTCGCCTCCGTCGGCGTGGGCGACGCCGGACCCCAGAAGTCCGACGCTCCCGAGGGCGGCGACCAGGACGGCGGCCTTGCGGAGCTTGTGCATGTTCATCTCCGGTGGAGTGGAGTGGGTCGATCTGGTGCAGACCGACTTCGTACATTTACGGAGGCTAATAGGAAGTATTCCGACGCAATCGGCGGCACGCCGAATTCTGAAAAGACTCACCATCTTGGCCGATAGCGCCGAAATGTTCTGGCGAACGAGCCAATCCGGCGCAAAGAGGAGTCCCGGCACCGGGCTTGACGCTCGGTACCGGGACTTTGTTTCCCGCTTCGGCCGGCCGTGCGGCCGTCAGTGCCTCAGAAGGCGCTGTTGTTGCAGCCCATGCTGGAGCCCAGGTGGGTGTCCTGCGCGCCCGGGTTGCCCTCGCCGTTGAGCGCGCTGCCCAGCAGGCCGTTGAGGACGCCGACCTGGCCGAGGACGTCGACGTTCAGGTCGTGCGACTTGCAGTTGGAGCTCTGCAGGACGCTGAACTTGTCGCCGCCCTTGCCGCCGTGCCCGCCGTGGCCGTCAGCGGTGGCCGTACCGGCACCCATGAGGCCGATGGTGCTGATGGCGGCGACCAGGACGGCAGCCTTGCGAAGCTTGTGCATGTCTTCTCCGGTGGAGTGAGGTGGGTGCGATCTGTGCGAGATCGACTTCGTACAGTTACCGGAGATTAATACGAAGTATCCAGACATATATGAACGACGCGCCGAGGTTCGCGATCTCACGCCGGAAGCACCCAGAAGTCGCATCACATGCGAACGGGCCCCAGGCGCCGGCCGTCGCACCGGACGCCTGGGGCCCGTGGTCGAAAGTCGGCGTCAGCCCGTGTAGCGGGCGTGGGCCAGGGAGTTGGCCTGGCTGTTGGCCTGCTCGCACTTGACGCCCTCGGTCTCGGCGGCGGCGAGCACGGCGACCGGGACGGCGGCGTTGAGCAGGGACTGCGGGCTGCACTCCTGGTACGGGCGGAACAGGTTGGCCTGCTCGATCGGCCCGGACGGCGCGACGTTCGGCTGCTGGTTGACCTGGGGGCTGATCTTCGGGCTCAGTTGCGGGTTGACCTGAGGGGTGACGTCGGCACCGTGGGCGGGCAGCGTCGCCGGCCGCTGTGCGTTGGGCAGGTTGGAGCGCTGGGCGCTGGCCTGCGAGTTGGTCCACGAGGTGGCCTGGAGATCCTGCTGCGGAGCGGGTGGCGGGACGGAGCCGTAGCCGACAGGGGCGTCGGCGACGCTGGGGCCGACGCCGATGGCCGACAGACCACTGGCTGCTGCTACGACGAGCGCGACCTGGTGAAGCTTGCGCATGGAACTCGGCCCTTCATTGACCTGTGCATGAACGTACGGAAATGCGACTGCGATGGACCATCGCTCTCTCTCCTGGTGCGGAACGAGGCAACTGCGAATCCAGTCACGTGAGTCGGGAAGGGGTCACCCAATTGCCGCAGGGTGTGTAAATCCGATGGATGGCAATGGGGTGACGGAATTACGGATCCCGTGACTTGGCCGAGTAAATGTCGTTGCCAGTCGAGAGAGGGCAGTACCAGGAATCGGTAGGAGAAGCCATGGGTTCCGCTGCCGGCTCCGGCGTGAAGTCCACATGACAGCTCAGGCATTACCCCTGTAAGGGCGCAGTACGAATATCAGACTGAGCACACGCAAGACTGCACTGAATACAACGGATTTCCCTGTACAGGTAATGAAGGGCCGAGGGTTCCATGCGCAAGCTTCACAAGGCCGCGCTCGTCGTCGCAGCGGCCGGCGGTCTGACCGCAATCGGCGCCGGCGTCAGCGAGGCGGCCGACTATCCCGTCGGGTACGCAGGTGCCGCTCCGGCGCCCGCTCCCGAGTACCCGGCACCTCAGTACGCTCCCGCTCCGCAGTACGCCCCGGCGCCCCAGTACGCCCCGGCTCCGCAGTACGCTCCCGCTCCGCAGTACGCCCCGGCGCCCCAGTACGCTCCGGCCCCGCAGTACGCTCCGGCTCCGCATTACGCGCCGCCGCAGGTCACCGCGTCGGCCCGGTCGGCGGGCTACGCCGAAGCCTCCCGTCCCCAGTACCAGCCGCAGCAGGCTCCCCAGTACGCGGCTCCGGCGCCCGCCCCGCGTGAGCAGACCGGTTACGCCACCGCCTCGGCCTCGTCGGGCGGTTCCGCGCAGGCCGGCGTCCCGCAGTACTCCGCCCCGGCGCAGGCGGCTCCCCAGGTCACGCCGCAGGCGGCCCCGCAGGTCATGCCGCAGGTCGCCCCGCAGGTGTCCGCTCCGCAGGTCTTCAACCCGGAGCCCCCGCCGCGGGTCGCGCCGCAGGTCAACCCGCAGGTGAACCCCGAGGTGAGCCCGCTGATCAACCCGCTGAACACCAGCACTCCGCAGGTGCCCGGGCTCGGCCTCGGACAGGTCGCGGCGCCGCCCGTGGGCCAGCTGGGTCTGCCCCGCCTCGGCTGACGGCCGTTCGCAACAGGCCGTCGTTCCAACCTCATTCGCTGCACACCCTTCCGCTCGATCCATACGGAGAAGAAATGCGCAAGCTCCACAAGGCCGTCCTGGTGGGCGCCGTCCTCGGCAGTGTCGGTTCCCTCGGCATGGGCACCGCCTTCGCCCACGGTGAGGCCGGGGCCCACGACGTGGACATCACGCAGGGCATCGAGTGCCGTTCGCACGACATGAACATCGACGTCCTCGGCAGCGTCGGCGCCCTCAACGGCGTGCTGGCCAACGCGCTCAACGGCGAGGGCTCCCCGGCCGCGCAGCCCAGCCACCTGGGTTCGGACATGGGCTGCAACAGCTCGGCGCTCAAGTAACCGTACGAAGCGTCCGGTTCGACGCCCGCTCCGTCACGGGGCGGGCGTTGGACTTGCGGGCCGTGGACACGGCAGCGATCCGGCGCGGGCCGGGCCGTGCCGTGCACGCCGAGTGAAAGGGCGACCTGTCGCATGAGACTGTCCTGTGCCGACGAGATGCTGCTGCTCAACGGCTGTCCGGGAGTCATCGGCCTGGCGACGGTCCTCACCGGCGAACGGCCCGATGTGCAGCGGGTGCGGGCCCGTGTCGTCGAGCGCTGGGCGGGCCTGGAGCGGATGAGCTGTGTGCTCGACAGAGCGTGCGGACGACGAGGGTGCGCGCGGTGGGCCGTACCGGGGCCGTTCGATCCTGTCGCGCAGGTCGTCGAGGAACGGGCCACGCTGGACGAACTGTGGGCCCGCAGTGTGGACCGGCCGCTCGCCGACGGGGTGCCGCCCTGGCGGCTGCATGTGATCCCGGACGCCGAGCGCGGCGGTGACTTCGCGCTGGCGCTGGTGGCGCAGCACGCGCTGCTGGACGGGCGGTCGCTCGCGACGCTGATGCGTGCGCTGATGGACGACCCCGGGCCGGCGGGCCGGCGGGAGCGGCCGGTGCCGTTGCCGCGCAGCGGACTGCGCGCGGCCGGCCGGGAACTGAAGGCGATGTCGGCCCCCGGACAGGCCCTTCCGACATGGCCGCCGGAGCGGACGTACACCTCGGTCGCGGTGCGTGAACTGCCCGCGCACATCGTCCGGTCCGCGCGCCGGCAGCCCGCCGACGGCCGCGGCGCGACGCTGAACGAGCTGCTGGTGGGCGCGGTGGCCGGGGCGCTGCGGGCGAGGTTCGGGCCGGTGCGGCGGTGGCAGGAGCGGGACGTGCCCGTGTACACGGCCGTACCGTGCGATCTGCGCGGCCGGGGGAATCCGGGTGAACTCGGCAACACCCTCACCGTGGTCCGGGTGCCGCTGCCCGTCGACCTCGACGGCTCCGTGGCCCGGCTGCGGGCGTGCCAGGACGCGATGGCCGCCGTCCCCGACCGGGCCGCCGTACACGCCACCGTGCTGTTCCCGGCGGCGGAGGCGGCGCGGCGCACCGGGCCCTGGGTGACCAGGCTGCTGACCAGCCGGGGGCGCCACTCCTGTTTCGCGGCGACCGCGACCACGGCCATGAAGTGGCCCGGCGGGCCGGGCACCTTCCAGGGCCGCCGGCTCGTGCGCACGGTCGGGCTGCCGCCGCTGCAGTACCCCGGCACCGTCAGCTTCGCCCTGGCACAGGCAGGGGACGCGTTCACGCTCACCGCGGTGGGCAACGCGGGCCCGGACGACGCGATTCGGCTCGCCGACGCGGTCGTCACGGAGTTCGAGACATGGGCTCGGACGGCGACGCCGTCAGTGCTCTGACGGCACCAGGAGAGGGAGGCAGTTGCATGGAAGCCGAATGCCGGGACACGGGCGGCGTATGGGAAGCGCTGCGGCCGCTGTGCGCGCAGGTGATGTCGGTGCCGCAGGAGGCGGTCGTGCCGCAGGCCCGGCTGGTCGCCGACCTGGGAGCCGACAGCCTGGACATCACCGAACTGGAGGCGGCGTCCGAGGAGTTGTTCGGGGTGACCCTGCGCGGGACCGACAAGTCCGCGGTGGCGACCGTGGGTGATGTCGCCGAGCTCATCGTGCGGCTGCGCGCCGGTACGCCCGACGCCCACAGCACCCTGGCCCGATGACCGGCCCGAACGCCGTCGCCGTCACGGGCCTGGGCGTCCGCTGCGGCGCCGGGGCGACGCCCGAGGAGCTGTGGGAGAGCCTCGTGCGGTGTCGTTCGGCGAGCACGCTGCACGCCTTCGACGACGAGGGCACCGTCGTACACCCCGCGTGTCCCATGCCCCGCTTCGACCCCGCCGGGTATCTGACGGTCAAGGAGATGCGGCGGGCCGACCGGTCGGTGCAGCTGGCGCTGTGCGCGGCCGCGGACGCCGTGGAGGACGCCGGGGGGCTCCATGTCCCCTCCCGCAGGCGGGCGGTGGTCACCGGCACCGGCTACGGCGGGGTGATCAGCCAGGAGAGCGGCATCGGGCATCCCGACGTGCTGTACGCGCCGCGGCTGATGCACAACGCGGGGGCGTACTGGATCAGCGACCGGTTCGGTGTGACCGGGCCGAGTCTGACGATCTCCACCGCCTGCGCCTCCGGGACGCACGCGGTGGGCGAGGCGATGCAGATGATCCGGGCCGGTTCCGCCGACGTGGTGGTGGCCGGCGGGCACGACAGTCCGCTGACGGCCACGACCGCGCTCGCCTTCGGGCGGGCCGGGGCGATGGTCACCGAGTGCGAGGACCCGGCAGCCGCGTCACGGCCGTTCGACGCCGGGCGGCAGGGGTTCGTCCTCGCCGAAGGAGCCGCGTTCCTGGTGCTGGAGCGGCTGGACCTGGCCCGCGCGCGGGGCGCCCGTATCCACGCCACGCTCACCGGGTACGGACGCACCTCCGACGCCCACCACCTCACCGCGCCGCATCCCGACGGGCTGGGTGCCGTCGCGTGCATGGAGCTGGCGCTCGCCGACGCCGGGACCACGGCCGACGCGGTCACGCACGTCAACGCGCACGGCACCGGCACCGAGTTGAACGACCTCGCCGAGGCGCGGGCCATCGCGACCGTGTTCGGGTCGCGCAAGGTGCCCGTGACCGCGCCGAAGGCCGTGACCGGGCACGGGCTGGGGCTGGCCGGAGCGCTGGAGGCGGTGATCACGGTCATGTCGGTGCGGGAGGGGCTCGCGCCGCCGACCGCGCACCTCACGCGCCTCGACCCCCGGTGCGAGCTGGACCTGGTCACCGGTGAGCCGCGCAAGATCCCCGACGGGCCGGTGATCAGCAACAGCTTCGCCTTCGGGGGCCACAACGCCTGTGTCGTCCTCGACTCGCCCCACGTCTGAGCGGCGAGGGCGGGACCAAGGGCGAATCGGGAACGGGAGGCTGTGGAAGATGAGGCTGACGGCCATCGAGGAAGGCCATCTGCGCAACGGGATGCCGGGGACCATCGGCATCGCCGCGGTGTTTCCCGGAGAACCGTTCGATCCGGCGCGGGTGCGGACCAGGGTCCAGGAACGATGGGGCGCCCTGGAGCGGATGAGTCTGGTCCCGGTGCCTCCCGCCGGGCCGTCGGCTGTGTACGGCCACCGGTGGTCGTCCGCCCGGCCGTTCGATCCCGCCGATCACGTCGCCGTCAGCGACCAGGACGTGGACTCCCTCTTCGCCGACGGTGTCGCGCGCACGCTGCCGGCCGGGCGGCCGCCGTGGAAGCTGCTGGTGACACGGCACCCGACCGCGGCGGGCGAGCAGGCCGTGGTGCTGTTCGCCCATCACGCGCTGCTCGACGGCAGGTCGCTGGAGACCCTCTTCCGGCTGCTGATGGACGACGCCGCGCCGCCGAGGCCGCCGGCACCGGTCGAGGGGACGCGGCAGCGGCCGTCGGTGGGGCTCGCCACCGTCGGCAGGGAGCTGCGGCGCATCGGGGTTCCCGGCCAGCCCGTCCCGCCGTCGTCCGGCGGGGGACCCGGGCCGTCGGTGGCCGTCGTGCGGATCGACCCGCAGGTGATGCGCGCTGCCCGGCGTCAGCCGGCCGGTGGACGCGGGGCGACGCTGAACGAACTTCTGCTGAGCACGTACGCCGGAGCCCTGCGTGCCTGCCACGGGCCCCTGCGGTCCTGGCCGAAGGGACCGACGCCGCTGTACGCCACGGTGCCGGTCGACCTGCGGACCCGGTACGACGCACAGCGGCTCGGGAACGGCGTCACCGCGCTGCGTATCGCGCTGCCCGTCGACCTCGACTCGCCGGTGGCCCGGCTGCGGGCCTGCCAGGACCAGGTCGCCGAGTTCGAGCACCGCCGCGAGGCGCATCGCGCGATCCTGCCCGCGCTCCAGGGCGCCGCGCGTACCGTGCCGTGGCTGGCTGGGGTGA
The DNA window shown above is from Streptomyces chartreusis and carries:
- a CDS encoding wax ester/triacylglycerol synthase domain-containing protein, with product MRLSCADEMLLLNGCPGVIGLATVLTGERPDVQRVRARVVERWAGLERMSCVLDRACGRRGCARWAVPGPFDPVAQVVEERATLDELWARSVDRPLADGVPPWRLHVIPDAERGGDFALALVAQHALLDGRSLATLMRALMDDPGPAGRRERPVPLPRSGLRAAGRELKAMSAPGQALPTWPPERTYTSVAVRELPAHIVRSARRQPADGRGATLNELLVGAVAGALRARFGPVRRWQERDVPVYTAVPCDLRGRGNPGELGNTLTVVRVPLPVDLDGSVARLRACQDAMAAVPDRAAVHATVLFPAAEAARRTGPWVTRLLTSRGRHSCFAATATTAMKWPGGPGTFQGRRLVRTVGLPPLQYPGTVSFALAQAGDAFTLTAVGNAGPDDAIRLADAVVTEFETWARTATPSVL
- a CDS encoding phosphopantetheine-binding protein, which translates into the protein MEAECRDTGGVWEALRPLCAQVMSVPQEAVVPQARLVADLGADSLDITELEAASEELFGVTLRGTDKSAVATVGDVAELIVRLRAGTPDAHSTLAR
- a CDS encoding beta-ketoacyl-[acyl-carrier-protein] synthase family protein, producing the protein MTGPNAVAVTGLGVRCGAGATPEELWESLVRCRSASTLHAFDDEGTVVHPACPMPRFDPAGYLTVKEMRRADRSVQLALCAAADAVEDAGGLHVPSRRRAVVTGTGYGGVISQESGIGHPDVLYAPRLMHNAGAYWISDRFGVTGPSLTISTACASGTHAVGEAMQMIRAGSADVVVAGGHDSPLTATTALAFGRAGAMVTECEDPAAASRPFDAGRQGFVLAEGAAFLVLERLDLARARGARIHATLTGYGRTSDAHHLTAPHPDGLGAVACMELALADAGTTADAVTHVNAHGTGTELNDLAEARAIATVFGSRKVPVTAPKAVTGHGLGLAGALEAVITVMSVREGLAPPTAHLTRLDPRCELDLVTGEPRKIPDGPVISNSFAFGGHNACVVLDSPHV
- a CDS encoding wax ester/triacylglycerol synthase domain-containing protein, which translates into the protein MRLTAIEEGHLRNGMPGTIGIAAVFPGEPFDPARVRTRVQERWGALERMSLVPVPPAGPSAVYGHRWSSARPFDPADHVAVSDQDVDSLFADGVARTLPAGRPPWKLLVTRHPTAAGEQAVVLFAHHALLDGRSLETLFRLLMDDAAPPRPPAPVEGTRQRPSVGLATVGRELRRIGVPGQPVPPSSGGGPGPSVAVVRIDPQVMRAARRQPAGGRGATLNELLLSTYAGALRACHGPLRSWPKGPTPLYATVPVDLRTRYDAQRLGNGVTALRIALPVDLDSPVARLRACQDQVAEFEHRREAHRAILPALQGAARTVPWLAGVMARRLARPELTTSLCTAFKWRDNPSHLDGRPLARVVPLPQLSPPGTANLCLVHTADAYTLTVVSHLRTGDAELIGAAVVRELEAVAEGGAPAARAVEGLRMS